The Achromobacter deleyi genome has a window encoding:
- a CDS encoding TerC family protein, with the protein MIFDWMSDPTAWLGLATLVVLEIVLGIDNLVFIAILADKLPPDQRNRARLIGLTLALVMRLGLLASIAWVVTLTAPLFTVLGAEISGRDLILILGGMFLLFKGTMELHERVEGSSSHDTGQKPQHAVFWQVILQIVVLDAVFSLDSVITAVGMVQDLSIMMIAVVLAMAVMMLASRPLMAFVGRHPTVVILCLGLLLMIGFSLVAEGLGFHVPKGYLYAAIGFSILIELCNQLARRNRARGTHALGRRQRTAQAVLRLLRGGRAGQPGQQVDDVVALVDGAGDEPAFAPEESSMIERVLSVGGRDVRSIMVPRGDMTWLDVADTPDIIVRKFATGHSRLPLCAGDPGNVLGVLHFKDLLPLLQSPGAIDLVELAREPRYVMETTPVLKVLDELRASRDHMLIVVDEHGVCEGLVTPLDVLTAVAGDLPEHSEDQPEALRLSDGSWLLEGRLSVDEAARLLEAPALADDYPDATLAGCLLRAGGRIPEAGDTVLLRDWGFEVTRRDGLRIDQVHARPIRQEVVQSD; encoded by the coding sequence ATGATTTTCGATTGGATGTCCGACCCCACCGCCTGGCTAGGCCTGGCGACCCTGGTCGTGCTTGAGATTGTGCTGGGTATCGACAACCTGGTGTTCATCGCCATCCTGGCGGACAAATTGCCGCCCGACCAGCGCAACCGCGCGCGCCTCATCGGCCTGACGCTGGCGCTGGTGATGCGCCTGGGCCTGCTGGCCAGCATTGCCTGGGTGGTGACGCTGACCGCGCCCCTGTTCACCGTGCTGGGCGCCGAGATTTCCGGCCGCGACCTGATCCTGATCCTGGGCGGCATGTTCCTGCTCTTCAAGGGCACGATGGAACTGCATGAACGCGTCGAAGGCAGTTCCAGCCACGACACTGGCCAGAAACCGCAGCATGCGGTGTTCTGGCAGGTCATCCTGCAGATCGTGGTGCTGGACGCGGTGTTCTCGCTGGACTCCGTCATCACCGCCGTGGGCATGGTGCAGGACCTGAGCATCATGATGATCGCCGTGGTGCTGGCGATGGCCGTCATGATGCTGGCCAGCCGTCCGCTGATGGCTTTCGTGGGCCGCCACCCCACGGTGGTGATCCTGTGCCTGGGCCTGTTGCTGATGATCGGCTTCAGCCTGGTGGCCGAAGGCCTGGGCTTCCATGTGCCCAAGGGCTATCTGTACGCCGCCATCGGCTTCTCTATCCTGATCGAGCTTTGCAACCAGCTCGCCCGCCGCAACCGTGCGCGCGGCACCCATGCCCTGGGACGCCGCCAGCGCACGGCGCAAGCGGTGCTGCGCCTGTTGCGCGGCGGCCGCGCCGGCCAGCCGGGGCAGCAGGTGGACGATGTGGTGGCGCTGGTCGACGGCGCGGGCGACGAACCCGCCTTCGCGCCCGAGGAAAGCTCGATGATCGAGCGTGTACTGTCCGTCGGCGGTCGCGACGTGCGTTCCATCATGGTGCCGCGAGGCGACATGACGTGGCTGGACGTGGCCGACACGCCGGACATCATCGTTCGCAAGTTCGCCACCGGCCATTCGCGCCTGCCGCTGTGCGCGGGGGATCCCGGCAATGTGCTGGGCGTGCTGCACTTCAAGGATCTGCTGCCGCTGCTGCAAAGCCCGGGCGCCATCGACCTGGTGGAACTGGCGCGCGAGCCGCGCTACGTCATGGAGACCACACCGGTGCTGAAGGTGCTGGACGAACTGCGGGCCTCGCGCGACCACATGCTGATCGTCGTGGACGAGCATGGCGTCTGCGAGGGGCTGGTCACGCCCCTGGACGTGCTGACGGCGGTGGCCGGCGATCTGCCCGAACACAGCGAAGACCAGCCCGAGGCTTTGCGGCTGTCGGACGGCTCGTGGCTGCTGGAGGGGCGCTTGTCCGTGGACGAGGCGGCGCGCCTGCTGGAGGCGCCGGCGCTGGCCGACGACTACCCCGACGCCACGCTGGCGGGTTGCCTGCTGCGCGCCGGCGGCCGGATTCCGGAAGCGGGAGACACCGTGCTGCTGCGCGACTGGGGCTTTGAAGTGACCCGGCGCGACGGGCTGCGCATCGATCAGGTGCATGCGCGCCCGATCCGGCAGGAGGTCGTCCAGTCCGATTAA
- a CDS encoding GMC family oxidoreductase, whose amino-acid sequence MAKTLPAVDVAIIGGGWTGSIIGKELAAARQRVVVLERGEARWPSPDFQGPNVHDELKYTRRHELHQDAAKETYTFRNNTDQKALPMRRWQFAYPGTHLGGAGNHWSGAYYRFDPTDFRIRSHYTERYGAAIFDKELTCQDWPLSYDELEPYFDRYDYLIGASGQAGNIKGQKQEGGNPFEPWRSRPYPNPPMKVPYAPALFGEAARKLGYHPYVQPSALCTRPYVNTEGLHMSACVYCGFCSNFGCEHFAKASPQVCILPVAMKMENFEIRTGAHVLRVELTPDKKRARGVTYVDAAGEEVFQPAEIVVLCAFGINNVRLLLLSGIGKPYDPLTDTGVVGRNYTHQTTSGVNLFFDESVNINPFMGAGAVAVTMDDFSADNFDHGPLGFVGGGYLQIQVVSGAPIGYHPTPKGTPSWGAEWKKAVKRYYNHSASITITGSAQPWRGGYLSLDPTYKDAWGLPLLRVTYDFPDNDIRMSAFLTARGDEIGRAMKGISRTEPGPRKRPFSATAYQSTHLTGGAAMGDDPATSVVNRYGQAWDVPNVFVTGAALFPQNSGYNPTGTVGATAYWIVEKIKADYLRSPGPLV is encoded by the coding sequence ATGGCTAAGACGCTACCCGCGGTGGATGTGGCCATCATCGGCGGCGGCTGGACCGGCTCCATCATCGGCAAGGAGCTTGCGGCCGCCAGGCAGCGGGTGGTGGTACTGGAGCGCGGCGAGGCGCGCTGGCCTTCGCCCGACTTCCAGGGGCCCAACGTCCACGACGAACTGAAATACACGCGTCGCCACGAACTGCATCAGGACGCCGCGAAAGAGACCTACACGTTCCGCAACAACACCGACCAGAAAGCCCTGCCCATGCGCCGCTGGCAGTTCGCCTATCCGGGCACTCACCTGGGCGGCGCCGGCAACCACTGGTCGGGCGCCTACTACCGCTTCGACCCCACGGACTTCCGCATCCGCAGCCACTACACCGAGCGCTATGGCGCGGCCATCTTCGACAAGGAGCTGACCTGTCAGGACTGGCCGCTGAGCTATGACGAGCTGGAGCCCTACTTCGACCGCTACGACTATCTGATCGGCGCGTCCGGACAGGCCGGCAACATCAAGGGGCAGAAGCAGGAAGGCGGCAATCCGTTCGAGCCCTGGCGCTCGCGCCCCTACCCCAACCCGCCCATGAAGGTGCCCTACGCGCCCGCGCTGTTCGGCGAGGCCGCGCGCAAGCTGGGCTACCACCCCTATGTGCAGCCGTCGGCGCTCTGTACCCGGCCCTACGTGAACACCGAAGGGCTGCACATGAGCGCCTGCGTGTATTGCGGGTTCTGTTCCAACTTCGGCTGCGAGCATTTCGCCAAGGCTTCGCCGCAGGTCTGCATCCTGCCCGTGGCGATGAAGATGGAGAATTTCGAAATCCGCACCGGCGCTCATGTGCTGCGCGTGGAGCTCACGCCCGACAAGAAGCGCGCCCGAGGCGTGACCTACGTGGACGCGGCGGGCGAGGAAGTGTTCCAGCCCGCCGAAATCGTGGTGCTGTGCGCGTTTGGCATCAACAATGTGCGCCTGCTGCTGCTGTCCGGCATCGGCAAGCCTTACGACCCCTTGACGGACACCGGCGTCGTGGGCCGCAACTACACCCACCAGACCACCTCGGGCGTGAACCTGTTCTTCGACGAGTCGGTCAACATCAACCCGTTCATGGGCGCCGGCGCGGTGGCGGTCACCATGGACGATTTCAGCGCCGACAACTTCGACCACGGGCCGCTGGGCTTTGTCGGCGGAGGCTATCTGCAGATCCAGGTGGTGAGCGGCGCGCCCATCGGCTACCACCCCACGCCCAAGGGCACGCCCTCCTGGGGCGCTGAGTGGAAGAAAGCGGTCAAGCGCTACTACAACCATTCCGCGTCCATCACCATCACGGGCTCGGCCCAGCCCTGGCGTGGCGGCTACCTGAGCCTGGACCCGACCTACAAGGACGCCTGGGGCCTGCCGCTCTTGCGCGTGACCTACGACTTTCCCGACAACGACATCCGCATGTCGGCCTTCCTGACGGCCAGGGGCGACGAGATCGGGCGGGCGATGAAGGGCATATCGCGCACCGAGCCCGGGCCGCGCAAGCGCCCGTTTTCCGCGACCGCCTATCAGTCCACGCACCTCACGGGCGGCGCGGCCATGGGCGACGACCCCGCCACCAGCGTCGTCAACCGCTACGGCCAGGCATGGGACGTGCCCAATGTGTTCGTCACAGGGGCGGCGCTGTTCCCGCAGAACTCAGGCTACAACCCGACCGGCACCGTGGGCGCCACCGCCTATTGGATCGTAGAGAAAATCAAGGCGGATTATTTGCGTTCGCCGGGCCCGCTGGTGTGA
- a CDS encoding gluconate 2-dehydrogenase subunit 3 family protein, with protein MSDQPVSGRRGLLKALAVGVPGAAWAPRALGAPADAPPPPAAASAAPGNRTLKFFNAQEALMMDAIAARLIPADELGPGAKEAGVTHFLDGQLAGAWGAGSQLYRQGPFEKGTPEQGYQLSFTPAEMIRRGLAALDAATRKQDGKTYAELDEARQDAWLRDLQAGKPDFSPLPSDVFFQALLEATIEGFFSDPLYGGNADMVGWKLVGFPGAFASFSNDIERHGVIWAGRPVSIANAASHKMTPGDGHG; from the coding sequence ATGAGCGATCAACCTGTTTCCGGCCGCCGGGGGCTGCTCAAGGCCCTGGCCGTGGGAGTCCCCGGCGCTGCCTGGGCGCCCCGCGCGCTCGGCGCGCCCGCCGATGCCCCCCCTCCTCCCGCAGCGGCGTCCGCCGCCCCGGGCAATCGAACACTGAAGTTCTTCAACGCCCAGGAAGCCCTGATGATGGACGCGATCGCCGCGCGCCTGATTCCCGCCGATGAACTGGGCCCGGGTGCCAAGGAAGCCGGCGTGACCCACTTCCTGGACGGGCAACTGGCCGGCGCATGGGGCGCGGGCAGCCAGCTGTACCGGCAAGGCCCGTTCGAGAAAGGCACGCCAGAACAGGGCTACCAGCTGTCGTTCACGCCGGCCGAGATGATCCGGCGCGGGCTGGCCGCGCTGGATGCCGCGACTCGCAAGCAGGACGGCAAGACCTACGCGGAATTGGACGAAGCCAGGCAGGACGCCTGGCTTCGCGATTTACAGGCCGGCAAGCCCGACTTCTCGCCGCTGCCGTCCGACGTGTTCTTCCAGGCGCTGCTGGAGGCCACCATCGAAGGATTCTTCTCGGATCCGCTTTACGGCGGCAACGCCGACATGGTGGGATGGAAGCTCGTCGGCTTCCCGGGCGCGTTCGCCTCGTTCTCCAACGACATCGAACGCCACGGCGTGATCTGGGCGGGCAGGCCGGTGTCCATCGCCAACGCCGCCAGCCACAAGATGACGCCGGGAGACGGTCATGGCTAA
- a CDS encoding c-type cytochrome, translated as MIEHRKGILFTLALMIAVPAITLIATVYQMIGTGGDGPIRASAVSEAPRQAAPPAAPPAPAAPAPSPAATPPAPSPPAPAALQPVPGRSAMDFSASRPDWEGFLRGADPEAGRLLAANGKPGAGVQACVACHGPAGITPTGGMFPNLAGLSSEYLAKQLADFRAGTRIQPLMNTVARALSEQEIGQVAAYYGTLAGPPLHVGEFGGEAARKLDLQGDGGRALPACANCHGLRGMGEGPLLPRLAGQSREYFTDQMTAFRNGSRQNDDVGVMRAFSQRLTDSEIAALAQYYAGPPPTPK; from the coding sequence ATGATCGAACATCGCAAAGGCATCCTCTTTACCCTCGCGCTGATGATCGCGGTGCCGGCCATCACCCTGATCGCCACGGTCTACCAGATGATAGGCACAGGCGGCGACGGCCCGATACGGGCATCGGCAGTGAGCGAAGCGCCCCGACAGGCCGCCCCGCCTGCCGCCCCGCCAGCGCCGGCCGCGCCGGCCCCTTCCCCCGCGGCCACGCCGCCAGCCCCAAGCCCGCCGGCGCCGGCGGCCTTGCAACCTGTTCCCGGCCGCAGCGCCATGGATTTCAGCGCCTCGCGTCCCGACTGGGAAGGCTTTCTGCGCGGCGCCGATCCCGAAGCCGGCAGGCTGCTGGCCGCCAATGGCAAGCCCGGCGCGGGCGTGCAGGCCTGCGTCGCCTGTCATGGCCCCGCGGGCATCACGCCCACGGGAGGGATGTTTCCCAACCTGGCGGGCTTGAGCAGCGAGTACCTGGCCAAGCAGTTGGCCGACTTCCGCGCCGGCACGCGGATACAGCCGCTGATGAACACCGTGGCGCGGGCGCTGAGCGAACAGGAGATCGGGCAGGTGGCGGCCTACTACGGCACGCTGGCCGGGCCGCCGCTGCACGTGGGCGAATTCGGCGGCGAGGCGGCGCGCAAGCTGGACCTGCAGGGCGATGGCGGGCGCGCGCTGCCGGCGTGCGCCAACTGCCACGGGCTGCGCGGCATGGGCGAAGGCCCGCTGCTGCCCCGGCTGGCCGGCCAGTCCAGGGAGTACTTCACCGACCAGATGACGGCGTTTCGAAATGGCTCGCGCCAGAACGATGACGTCGGCGTGATGCGCGCCTTCTCGCAACGCCTCACCGACAGCGAGATCGCGGCCCTGGCGCAGTATTACGCCGGCCCGCCGCCCACGCCCAAGTGA